A portion of the Stigmatella aurantiaca DW4/3-1 genome contains these proteins:
- a CDS encoding ARPP-2 domain-containing protein, translating to MGQLAVEQKRILPVGLRLAPSQVWGSIRLVPVLRDHVPGDLRFTRRKYDDDVTVVTREGELMEPGVKYVSYVPHGLVMDWDDRSAAVTVDTRLEASEGKALKRGAATLRVLHRMVHREDKNRLRLLPLHLAMEGFLAQAFGGPEIAWSEYSAQALSEGLSPRQEWSVIGWASAAFNEALRIFEIHEQQVGVLIFHADVLLSASIVSHPQDYRALHRALLEDFYGDLLLQYGFLGDVPTLGLTVDERNISSVAELRSAIVRMREDWAEFHGTMAGGLIGAEVFASTVYEAGPFRLQRFVTSLVPSEENHIGEFIQRGDGTLEYLKTYRLSAAQTRRAYLLKHLAEGGWNLERTAAHLKTTRDDLMLRLKNAGFGYLLKEHVLQEAARRQSRK from the coding sequence ATGGGACAGCTTGCGGTGGAACAGAAGCGCATCCTGCCGGTGGGGCTGCGGCTTGCGCCTTCCCAGGTCTGGGGCAGCATCCGCCTGGTGCCGGTGCTGCGGGACCATGTCCCGGGAGACCTGCGCTTCACCCGGCGCAAGTATGACGATGACGTCACCGTCGTCACGCGCGAGGGCGAGCTGATGGAGCCCGGCGTCAAGTACGTCTCCTACGTGCCCCATGGGCTGGTGATGGACTGGGACGACCGGAGCGCGGCCGTGACGGTGGACACGCGGCTCGAGGCCTCCGAGGGCAAGGCCCTGAAGCGAGGGGCGGCCACCCTGCGGGTGCTGCACCGCATGGTGCACCGGGAAGACAAGAACCGGCTGCGGCTGCTGCCGCTGCACCTGGCGATGGAGGGGTTTCTGGCCCAGGCCTTCGGAGGGCCCGAGATTGCCTGGAGCGAGTACTCCGCGCAGGCCCTCTCCGAGGGTTTGAGCCCGCGCCAGGAGTGGTCGGTGATCGGTTGGGCGAGCGCGGCCTTCAACGAAGCCCTGCGCATCTTCGAGATCCACGAGCAGCAGGTGGGCGTGCTCATCTTCCATGCCGACGTACTGCTCTCGGCCTCCATCGTCTCGCATCCCCAGGACTACCGCGCACTGCACCGGGCGTTGCTGGAGGACTTTTATGGAGACCTGCTGCTCCAGTACGGCTTCCTGGGGGATGTGCCCACGCTGGGGCTCACCGTCGATGAGCGGAACATCTCCTCCGTGGCGGAGCTGCGGAGCGCCATCGTGCGCATGCGCGAGGACTGGGCCGAGTTTCACGGCACCATGGCTGGGGGCCTCATCGGCGCGGAGGTCTTCGCGAGCACCGTGTACGAGGCGGGCCCGTTCCGGCTCCAGCGGTTCGTCACCTCCCTGGTTCCCTCGGAGGAGAACCACATTGGCGAGTTCATCCAGCGTGGGGACGGCACGCTTGAGTACCTCAAGACGTACCGGCTCTCCGCGGCGCAAACCCGGCGGGCCTACTTGCTCAAGCACCTGGCGGAGGGCGGGTGGAACCTGGAGCGCACGGCGGCCCACCTGAAGACCACTCGCGATGACCTGATGCTGCGCCTGAAGAACGCGGGCTTCGGCTACCTGCTCAAGGAGCACGTGCTCCAGGAGGCGGCGAGGCGCCAGTCCCGCAAGTAG
- a CDS encoding CHAT domain-containing tetratricopeptide repeat protein: protein MRQIFGWMTAILLFCATEGRTSEETSDARLTDAQANFDEATKLMDAGKYPEALAQAEHALSIRETVLGKTHPDVANCLNLVGRLYRLKGELTHAEPLYQRALAIREASLGKNHPDVATSLNSLANLYSDQGLYGRAEPLYQRALAIREASLDKSHPDVASSFNNLAHLYSDQGLYSQAEPLYQRALDIREAALGKNHPLVASSLNNLANLYSDQGLYNRAELLYQRALDIREPSLGKNHPLVATSLNNLANLYSNQGLYGRAEPLYQRALAIREASLGKKHPLVATSLNNLANLYTTQGLYGRAEPLYQRALTIREATLGKNHPLVASSLHNLARLYFEQGLHGQAEPLYQRALAIREASLGKNHPDVAPSLNNLANLYSEQGLYGQAEPLYQRALAIREAALGKNHPDVATSLNSLANLYADQGLYKRAEPLFRRSLSLLEMFLGNHHPQVAHSLYAFGKFRLAQHRLSDALPLFSRSFSISERRLRHEALDFSEPRLSSFLSLLRNDEQWLYSLLRAHPQDARVQRLALSAALLLKGRSVSETATISRTLYSSLALEDRDVFERLRGLRTQLASLSFSGPGALSPKVYQQRLQSLTQEGDALEAELAKTSAPFRALSSLPSPDTIVDRVSSSLPKDSALVEFIAYNDSPLIPKPGTSPAKNVRHLRYLALVLFPDASVRSVDLGPAPPIDQAASRLRDALADKDASFQTASQQLYRSTFGPLRPLLGSTRRIFLSADGQLSLVPFSALHDGHAFLLDSFDFSYLTSGSEVLPRPLDSAPSSSVFVFADPDFSSPFSPAPSGSLPSAPPSDALERFFSLPPSHLPRSAWVPLPGSRLEAHAIQRLLPQAQLFLGPDASKQRLLSLATPGILHLATHGFFLGNSSSSSESRGLAFVDSLGSPPPPQPEPLLNSGLVLAGALSTASSSPPAPEASLVTALELAGLNLWGTQLVVLSACDTGRGEVHLGQGVYGLRRALMAAGAETLLVSLWKVNDDSTRLLMDLYYRNLLAGLGRASALREAMLSLRATHPHPHAWAPFIALGSDAPLRSIAPLPLQTPKPEDSH, encoded by the coding sequence ATGCGTCAGATTTTCGGTTGGATGACGGCGATACTTCTTTTCTGTGCAACAGAAGGGAGGACCAGTGAAGAGACGTCGGATGCGCGGCTGACAGATGCTCAGGCGAACTTTGACGAGGCAACAAAGCTCATGGACGCGGGCAAGTATCCCGAGGCGCTTGCACAAGCGGAGCATGCGCTCTCGATCAGAGAGACCGTCCTTGGGAAGACCCATCCTGACGTTGCCAATTGCCTGAATCTGGTGGGAAGACTTTATCGGCTGAAGGGGGAGCTAACCCATGCCGAGCCCCTCTACCAGCGGGCCCTGGCTATCCGCGAGGCCTCCCTTGGCAAGAACCATCCCGACGTCGCTACCTCTCTCAACAGCCTTGCCAACCTCTACTCTGACCAGGGGTTGTATGGCCGGGCGGAGCCCCTCTACCAGCGGGCCCTGGCCATCCGCGAAGCTTCCCTCGACAAGAGCCATCCCGACGTCGCCTCCTCTTTTAACAACCTCGCCCACCTCTACTCTGACCAAGGATTGTATAGCCAGGCGGAGCCCCTCTACCAGCGGGCTCTGGACATCCGTGAAGCCGCCCTCGGCAAGAACCACCCCCTTGTCGCCTCCTCTCTCAACAACCTCGCCAACCTCTACTCTGACCAGGGGTTGTATAACCGGGCGGAGCTCCTCTACCAGCGGGCTCTGGACATCCGCGAGCCATCCCTCGGCAAGAACCACCCCCTTGTCGCCACCTCTCTCAACAACCTCGCCAACCTCTACTCTAACCAAGGGTTGTATGGCCGGGCGGAGCCCCTGTACCAGCGGGCTCTGGCCATCCGCGAAGCCTCCCTCGGCAAGAAACACCCCCTCGTCGCCACCTCTCTCAACAACCTCGCCAACCTCTACACTACCCAAGGGTTGTATGGCCGGGCGGAGCCCCTGTACCAGCGGGCTCTGACCATCCGCGAAGCCACCCTCGGCAAGAACCACCCCCTTGTCGCCTCCTCTCTCCACAACCTCGCCCGCCTCTACTTTGAACAGGGGTTGCATGGCCAAGCGGAGCCCCTCTACCAGAGGGCTTTGGCCATCCGAGAGGCCTCCCTCGGCAAGAACCATCCCGACGTCGCCCCCTCTCTCAACAACCTCGCCAACCTCTACTCGGAACAAGGGTTGTATGGCCAAGCGGAGCCCCTCTACCAGCGGGCCCTGGCCATCCGAGAGGCTGCCCTTGGCAAGAACCATCCCGACGTCGCCACCTCTCTCAACAGCCTTGCCAACCTCTACGCTGACCAGGGGTTGTATAAAAGGGCGGAGCCTCTCTTCCGGCGCTCGCTTTCTCTCTTGGAGATGTTTCTCGGCAACCATCACCCCCAAGTCGCCCACTCTCTCTACGCATTCGGTAAATTTCGTCTGGCCCAGCATCGCCTTTCAGACGCATTACCTCTCTTCTCGCGCTCCTTTTCCATCTCCGAGCGCCGGCTTCGCCATGAGGCTCTCGACTTCTCCGAGCCCCGCCTCTCCTCCTTCCTCTCCCTCCTGCGCAACGACGAGCAATGGCTCTATTCACTGCTCCGCGCTCACCCCCAGGACGCTCGCGTTCAACGCCTCGCCCTCAGCGCCGCTCTCCTTCTCAAGGGTCGCTCCGTCTCAGAGACCGCCACCATCTCTCGCACCCTTTACTCCAGCCTGGCTCTCGAAGATCGCGATGTTTTCGAGCGCCTCCGGGGCCTGCGTACCCAACTGGCCTCTCTCTCTTTCTCAGGCCCAGGTGCGCTCTCTCCGAAGGTTTACCAACAGCGCCTTCAATCCCTCACCCAGGAGGGTGACGCGCTCGAAGCGGAACTGGCCAAGACCTCTGCTCCCTTTCGCGCCCTCTCCTCTCTGCCTTCCCCCGACACCATCGTCGATCGCGTCTCCTCCTCACTCCCCAAGGACTCCGCTCTCGTCGAATTCATCGCCTACAACGACAGCCCCTTGATTCCCAAACCTGGCACTTCTCCTGCCAAGAATGTCCGCCACCTGCGCTACCTGGCTCTGGTTCTCTTCCCGGATGCCTCTGTCCGCTCCGTCGACTTGGGCCCGGCTCCTCCCATTGACCAAGCTGCCTCTCGCCTTCGCGATGCTCTGGCTGACAAGGACGCCTCATTCCAAACCGCTTCTCAGCAACTCTATCGAAGCACCTTTGGTCCCCTGAGACCCCTGCTCGGCTCTACCCGCCGCATCTTCCTTTCGGCCGATGGCCAGCTCAGCCTCGTCCCCTTCTCCGCTCTCCACGATGGCCACGCCTTCCTCCTGGACTCCTTCGACTTCTCCTACCTCACCTCCGGCAGTGAGGTGCTGCCTCGTCCCCTGGACAGCGCTCCCTCCTCTTCTGTCTTTGTCTTCGCCGACCCTGACTTCTCCTCTCCCTTCTCTCCGGCGCCTTCTGGCTCTCTGCCTTCCGCTCCTCCCTCCGACGCTCTGGAGCGCTTCTTCTCCCTGCCTCCCTCCCACTTGCCCAGAAGCGCCTGGGTTCCTCTTCCCGGCTCTCGTCTAGAGGCCCACGCCATTCAACGCCTGCTTCCTCAGGCTCAACTCTTCCTCGGCCCAGACGCCTCCAAGCAGCGGCTTCTCAGCCTCGCGACCCCGGGCATTCTTCACCTGGCCACCCACGGATTCTTCCTCGGCAATTCCTCCTCCTCCTCCGAGTCTCGGGGTTTGGCCTTCGTCGATTCATTGGGCAGTCCTCCTCCTCCCCAGCCAGAGCCTTTGCTCAACTCCGGCCTCGTCCTAGCAGGCGCTCTCTCCACCGCCTCGTCCTCTCCTCCTGCTCCCGAAGCCTCCCTCGTCACCGCTCTGGAACTGGCTGGGCTCAACCTTTGGGGCACTCAGCTCGTTGTCCTCTCCGCCTGCGACACAGGTCGCGGCGAAGTCCACCTCGGTCAGGGCGTCTATGGCCTTCGCCGTGCGCTCATGGCCGCTGGTGCTGAAACCCTCCTCGTCAGTCTCTGGAAGGTCAATGACGACTCCACTCGCCTTCTCATGGACCTCTATTACCGCAACCTCTTAGCGGGGTTGGGCCGGGCCTCGGCACTTCGAGAGGCCATGCTCTCTCTGCGTGCAACACACCCCCATCCCCATGCCTGGGCTCCCTTCATCGCTCTGGGCAGTGATGCTCCCCTCCGTTCCATTGCGCCTCTCCCTCTTCAGACGCCGAAACCGGAGGACTCTCACTGA